DNA from Neoarius graeffei isolate fNeoGra1 chromosome 17, fNeoGra1.pri, whole genome shotgun sequence:
GATGTGCTTCTTGCAGTGGGCCACTGTCATCCCAGCATCACTCAGGCTGCGGCAGCTCAAATGGAGCTTCTTAATACAAACACCAGGTTTCTACATGATTATATAGTGCAGTATGCTGAGCGCCTTGCAGCCACTCTACCCAAGAAGCTCTGTGTCTTCTACTTTGTCAACTCGGGGTAAGAGCTTTGTTCAATTATTGTAGTTTTACTGTAGTAAACACGTCACTATACAGCATATGGAGAACCACAACACGGTAACAGATTTAAATATTTCTGTTTCTGTAGTTCAGAAGCGAATGATCTCGCCTTGCGGCTGGCCCGTCAGTACACCCAGCATGAGGATGTTATAGTTCTAGACCAGTAAGAACTTTAAATATTATAAGGCCAAATTGGTTAAAGACAAGGGATCACCTTGATTTTCATGAGATTGAGTCTATGTTGCCATTTTCTTCCTCTGAAGTGCATATCATGGCCACCTTACTAGTCTTATTGACATCAGTCCTTACAAGTTCCGGAAGCTAGCAACCCAAAAAGAGTGGGTTCATGTGGTGAGTAAGAAACATTAACACCACAGAATTTTCTACATTGTTCTTAGCAACAGTTTAAACTGGTTTGATTCATGCAGGCACCAATCCCTGATACCTACAGAGGTCTTTACCGTGCAGATCATCCCAACCCAGCGGAAGCCTATGCAGATACTGTGAAGAGTCTGATTGATGAAGTACATAAGAAAGGACGCAAGGTATTCTGTGTTGTGTTTAAAGATTTCTGAGAAAATCATAAATTTGTCTGGCGTATGTATTCTTATTTGcttatcttttttaaaatatattataGATTTCGGCTTTCTTTGTAGAGTCCTTACCCAGTGTTGCTGGACAGATCATCTTGCCACCTGGATACTTTGAAAAAGTTGCACAGTAGGTATTCTCATTTTGTTGGGTAAACTCACAATGCATTATTTCACATGTCCATACAGTACACATGTGACATATGATATATCGGGATATTTAACGCTTATTTTTGTCACTGGGACACTTCAAAATATTCTATTTCCGAAGTGTAGTCGACACTGCTACTGTAGTCTCACTCAGTATAAAGTAAATCATACTACTTTGGGCGTACTGATTGAAGTAACTGGGCAAATAAATGCATTTTTTACAGATATATCCGGGCTGCAGGAGGTGTTTTTGTAGCTGATGAAATTCAGACTGGCTTTGGCCGTGTGGGAAGCCACTTCTGGGCTTTTCAGCTCCAAGGCAAAGACTTCTGCCCTGACATTGTGACTTTGGGCAAACCAATGGGCAATGGGCATCCTTTGGCATGTGTGGTTACCACAGAGGAGATAGCTGGTGCCTTTACGTCCAATGGAGTGGAATATTTCAACACTGTGAGAGGCTCTTATATTGTTccatatttatttcattttatttgcaTTGTTTCTTCTTGTATTGCTCTGAAAATTGAGCAGGAGTTTCACCAAGCAAGTTTCCAGAGCCATACTTTgtcttatatatacagtggtgcttgaaagtttgtgaaccctttagaattttctacatttctgcataaattgacctgaaacatcagattttcacacaagtcctcaaagtagataaagagaacccagttaaacaaacgagacaaaaatattatacttggtcatttagttattgaggatagtgagccaatattacatatctgtgagtggcaaaagtatgtgaacctttgctttcagtatctggtgtgacccccttgtgcagcaataactgcaactaaacatgtccggtaactgttgatcagtcctgcacaccggcttggaggaattttagcccattcctctgtacagaacagcttcaactc
Protein-coding regions in this window:
- the phykpl gene encoding 5-phosphohydroxy-L-lysine phospho-lyase isoform X2, whose translation is MALEIFHKEHTLKMRKKLIGQSCRLFFSHDPVKIVRARGQYLYDENGTQYLDCISNVQHVGHCHPSITQAAAAQMELLNTNTRFLHDYIVQYAERLAATLPKKLCVFYFVNSGSEANDLALRLARQYTQHEDVIVLDHAYHGHLTSLIDISPYKFRKLATQKEWVHVAPIPDTYRGLYRADHPNPAEAYADTVKSLIDEVHKKGRKISAFFVESLPSVAGQIILPPGYFEKVAQYIRAAGGVFVADEIQTGFGRVGSHFWAFQLQGKDFCPDIVTLGKPMGNGHPLACVVTTEEIAGAFTSNGVEYFNTFGGNPVSCAIGLAVLDVIEKEGLRSNAVRVGNHLMKLLRELQATHPIIGDVRGVGLFVGFELVKDRVLLTPATEEAALLIRRLKEKHICLSTDGPGENVIKFKPPMCFSMQDAERVTEQIDRILTEQ
- the phykpl gene encoding 5-phosphohydroxy-L-lysine phospho-lyase isoform X1, which codes for MALEIFHKEHTLKMRKKLIGQSCRLFFSHDPVKIVRARGQYLYDENGTQYLDCISNVQHVGHCHPSITQAAAAQMELLNTNTRFLHDYIVQYAERLAATLPKKLCVFYFVNSGSEANDLALRLARQYTQHEDVIVLDHAYHGHLTSLIDISPYKFRKLATQKEWVHVAPIPDTYRGLYRADHPNPAEAYADTVKSLIDEVHKKGRKISAFFVESLPSVAGQIILPPGYFEKVAQYIRAAGGVFVADEIQTGFGRVGSHFWAFQLQGKDFCPDIVTLGKPMGNGHPLACVVTTEEIAGAFTSNGVEYFNTFGGNPVSCAIGLAVLDVIEKEGLRSNAVRVGNHLMKLLRELQATHPIIGDVRGVGLFVGFELVKDRVLLTPATEEAALLIRRLKEKHICLSTDGPGENVIKFKPPMCFSMQDAERVTEQIDRILTEIEGGL
- the phykpl gene encoding 5-phosphohydroxy-L-lysine phospho-lyase isoform X3; protein product: MELLNTNTRFLHDYIVQYAERLAATLPKKLCVFYFVNSGSEANDLALRLARQYTQHEDVIVLDHAYHGHLTSLIDISPYKFRKLATQKEWVHVAPIPDTYRGLYRADHPNPAEAYADTVKSLIDEVHKKGRKISAFFVESLPSVAGQIILPPGYFEKVAQYIRAAGGVFVADEIQTGFGRVGSHFWAFQLQGKDFCPDIVTLGKPMGNGHPLACVVTTEEIAGAFTSNGVEYFNTFGGNPVSCAIGLAVLDVIEKEGLRSNAVRVGNHLMKLLRELQATHPIIGDVRGVGLFVGFELVKDRVLLTPATEEAALLIRRLKEKHICLSTDGPGENVIKFKPPMCFSMQDAERVTEQIDRILTEIEGGL